In one Xyrauchen texanus isolate HMW12.3.18 chromosome 18, RBS_HiC_50CHRs, whole genome shotgun sequence genomic region, the following are encoded:
- the LOC127658682 gene encoding PTB domain-containing engulfment adapter protein 1 isoform X2: MNRAFNRKKDKSWMHTPEALAKHFIPYNAKFLGNTEVDQPKGTEIVKDAVRKLKFQRHIKKSAGQKTPKVELQISIYGVKILDPKSKEVQFNCQLHRISFCADDKTDKRIFTFICKDSESNKHLCYVFDSEKCAEEITLTIGQAFDLAYKKFLESGGKDVETRKQIGGLQKRIQDLEAENSELKKHLQVLEEQLMIAQVPPLLHINSSNEAYMLQRPSSLFWCHNVTSFSCLEISSVTLTPMSSPDSNLSAGLLTPPPAKPALSKPSSGDSIPRPPGNNISSKTPTDIFDMVPFSPMTPLVPLPASNGSAPPTPARPTEMRRDLFGAEPFDPFTCGAADFPPDIQSKLDEMQEGFKMGLTVEGTVFSLDPLDGRC; this comes from the exons ATACCGTACAATGCCAAG TTTCTGGGGAATACGGAGGTTGATCAACCCAAAGGTACAGAAATTGTGAAAGATGCTGTCAGAAAGCTCAAG TTTCAGAGGCACATTAAGAAGTCAGCAGGTCAGAAGACCCCAAAAGTGGAATTACAAATCTCTATCTATGGAGTGAAAATATTAGATCCTAAATCAAAA gAAGTACAATTCAACTGTCAGTTACACCGGATATCCTTCTGTGCAGATGATAAAACGGACAAAAGGATATTCACGTTCATTTGCAAAGATTCAGAGTCCAACAAACATCTCTGCTATGTGTTTGACAGTGAAAAATGT GCAGAGGAGATAACTTTGACCATCGGCCAAGCATTTGACTTGGCATACAAGAAGTTTCTGGAATCTGGGGGAAAAGATGTAGAGACAAGGAAACAGATAGGAGGCCTGCAGAAAAGA ATTCAAGATCTTGAAGCTGAAAATTCAGAGTTGAAGAAGCATTTACAAGTCTTAGAGGAGCAACTCATGATTGCTCAAGTTCCTCCT CTTCTTCATATTAACTCTTCTAATGAGGCGTATATGCTTCAGAGACCCTCCTCTCTCTTCTGGTGTCACAATGTGACATCGTTCTCTTGTCTCGAAATCTCTTCTGTTACACTAACGCCAATGAGCTCACCTGACTCTAACCTTTCTGCTGGTCTTCTGACTCCTCCACCTGCTAAACCAGCTCTGTCAAAGCCTTCCAGTGGAGACAGCATTCCTCGCCCTCCT GGAAACAACATATCCTCAAAGACGCCCACGGACATATTTGACATGGTTCCATTTTCTCCAATGACCCCACTGGTTCCTTTACCAGCAAGTAATGGCTCAGCCCCTCCAACCCCAGCGAGGCCTACAGAGatga gaAGAGACCTGTTCGGTGCAGAACCATTTGACCCTTTCACATGTGGGGCAGCTGACTTCCCCCCCGACATCCAGTCCAAGCTGGACGAGATGCAG gagGGGTTCAAAATGGGACTGACAGTAGAGGGCACTGTCTTTTCCCTTGATCCACTTGATGGTCGCTGCTGA
- the LOC127658682 gene encoding PTB domain-containing engulfment adapter protein 1 isoform X1 produces the protein MNRAFNRKKDKSWMHTPEALAKHFIPYNAKFLGNTEVDQPKGTEIVKDAVRKLKFQRHIKKSAGQKTPKVELQISIYGVKILDPKSKEVQFNCQLHRISFCADDKTDKRIFTFICKDSESNKHLCYVFDSEKCAEEITLTIGQAFDLAYKKFLESGGKDVETRKQIGGLQKRIQDLEAENSELKKHLQVLEEQLMIAQVPPGNNISSKTPTDIFDMVPFSPMTPLVPLPASNGSAPPTPARPTEMRRDLFGAEPFDPFTCGAADFPPDIQSKLDEMQEGFKMGLTVEGTVFSLDPLDGRC, from the exons ATACCGTACAATGCCAAG TTTCTGGGGAATACGGAGGTTGATCAACCCAAAGGTACAGAAATTGTGAAAGATGCTGTCAGAAAGCTCAAG TTTCAGAGGCACATTAAGAAGTCAGCAGGTCAGAAGACCCCAAAAGTGGAATTACAAATCTCTATCTATGGAGTGAAAATATTAGATCCTAAATCAAAA gAAGTACAATTCAACTGTCAGTTACACCGGATATCCTTCTGTGCAGATGATAAAACGGACAAAAGGATATTCACGTTCATTTGCAAAGATTCAGAGTCCAACAAACATCTCTGCTATGTGTTTGACAGTGAAAAATGT GCAGAGGAGATAACTTTGACCATCGGCCAAGCATTTGACTTGGCATACAAGAAGTTTCTGGAATCTGGGGGAAAAGATGTAGAGACAAGGAAACAGATAGGAGGCCTGCAGAAAAGA ATTCAAGATCTTGAAGCTGAAAATTCAGAGTTGAAGAAGCATTTACAAGTCTTAGAGGAGCAACTCATGATTGCTCAAGTTCCTCCT GGAAACAACATATCCTCAAAGACGCCCACGGACATATTTGACATGGTTCCATTTTCTCCAATGACCCCACTGGTTCCTTTACCAGCAAGTAATGGCTCAGCCCCTCCAACCCCAGCGAGGCCTACAGAGatga gaAGAGACCTGTTCGGTGCAGAACCATTTGACCCTTTCACATGTGGGGCAGCTGACTTCCCCCCCGACATCCAGTCCAAGCTGGACGAGATGCAG gagGGGTTCAAAATGGGACTGACAGTAGAGGGCACTGTCTTTTCCCTTGATCCACTTGATGGTCGCTGCTGA